One genomic segment of Mesoaciditoga lauensis cd-1655R = DSM 25116 includes these proteins:
- the lysA gene encoding diaminopimelate decarboxylase yields the protein MKNNELFLKAAKKFGTPLYLYDLRIVEERIKKVEDALKNVEHKVFFAFKSNSNVHILKFMKKMHLGADIVSLNEYKMAKYAGFKPNEIIVNGNGKKVEELIYYSKEDVACVNVDSKEEIEKVPKDVSLRVALRINPNVDAKTHPHISTGLKENKFGISLEDAKDVVHSFPSNLRLVGLHCHIGSQITDVSPFVEAIESLKKFVTEQNLKLDFINIGGGWGIDYLKNGNEMDLGKYKQEVVPLLKSFDLPIYLELGRYIIAPAGFLIARVTEVKKTAFKNFIVLDTSMSGLLRPSLYGAYHHVEFLSNGEKITADIVGRVCETGDTLAKKRKVPQPKVGDIGIIYDVGAYGYSMSSNYNLALRPAEVAFDGKNFQLIRRRETFEDLTRLF from the coding sequence GTGAAAAATAATGAATTATTCCTGAAAGCAGCTAAAAAATTTGGTACGCCTCTTTATCTTTACGATTTGAGAATCGTCGAAGAAAGGATCAAGAAGGTTGAAGATGCCTTGAAAAACGTGGAACATAAAGTGTTTTTTGCCTTTAAATCAAATTCAAACGTTCACATTCTCAAATTCATGAAAAAGATGCACCTTGGTGCTGACATCGTCTCGTTAAATGAATACAAAATGGCAAAGTATGCCGGCTTCAAACCCAACGAGATAATAGTTAATGGAAATGGAAAGAAAGTAGAAGAATTGATCTACTATTCAAAAGAAGATGTAGCGTGTGTAAACGTTGACTCAAAGGAAGAAATTGAAAAGGTTCCAAAGGATGTTTCTCTGAGGGTAGCTTTAAGAATAAATCCAAATGTTGACGCAAAAACGCACCCCCACATTTCAACTGGACTTAAAGAAAACAAATTTGGTATCAGTTTAGAAGATGCAAAGGACGTCGTTCACTCTTTCCCGTCGAATTTAAGATTAGTTGGCCTTCATTGCCATATAGGTTCTCAAATCACAGATGTTTCTCCCTTCGTTGAAGCGATAGAATCTTTGAAAAAATTCGTGACGGAACAGAATTTGAAATTGGATTTCATCAACATCGGTGGAGGATGGGGAATAGATTACCTTAAAAACGGAAACGAAATGGATCTGGGAAAATACAAGCAGGAGGTCGTTCCACTTTTAAAATCATTTGATTTGCCCATCTATCTTGAACTTGGAAGATATATCATAGCGCCGGCTGGATTTTTGATTGCGCGGGTTACGGAAGTTAAGAAAACCGCTTTCAAAAATTTCATCGTTTTAGACACATCTATGTCAGGTCTTTTAAGGCCATCTTTATATGGAGCCTATCATCATGTTGAATTTTTATCGAACGGCGAAAAGATCACAGCTGACATCGTTGGGCGTGTGTGCGAGACAGGTGATACTCTTGCGAAAAAGAGAAAGGTTCCCCAACCAAAAGTTGGAGATATAGGCATCATATATGATGTTGGAGCATATGGCTACTCCATGTCTTCAAATTACAATCTTGCCCTAAGGCCGGCAGAAGTGGCTTTTGATGGCAAAAACTTTCAGCTTATACGACGAAGAGAGACGTTTGAAGATCTAACACGTCTCTTTTGA
- the rsmH gene encoding 16S rRNA (cytosine(1402)-N(4))-methyltransferase RsmH, whose amino-acid sequence MSTKHVSVLVNEVAEWLNNLQNGGICVDCTVGGGGHSREILQRYQQVRLIGLDRDTNALKIAEENLKDFGKRVALFHANFAEIEDVLDSHNISDVNAIIADIGMSSFQLEDEGRGFSFEKDGPLDMRMGLNEKSAYDVINEYSTEKLADVIYEYGEERFSRRIARVIAERRPLNTTFELRDAVVSAIPLKFRRGWKKNVVRVFQAIRIEVNGELENLKKMIDSSKNKLGVEGRIAIISFHSLEDRIVKRKFLEEGFLPLTKKPVTPSTEEIMRNPRARSAKLRVAKRV is encoded by the coding sequence TTGTCCACAAAGCATGTAAGCGTATTGGTGAATGAAGTTGCAGAATGGTTGAATAACCTTCAAAATGGTGGCATATGTGTTGATTGCACCGTAGGAGGTGGGGGGCATTCAAGAGAGATCTTGCAAAGATATCAGCAAGTTCGTCTTATCGGATTAGACCGTGACACAAATGCCCTAAAAATTGCAGAAGAGAACCTGAAAGATTTTGGTAAAAGGGTGGCGTTGTTTCACGCTAATTTTGCAGAGATAGAAGACGTTTTAGACTCGCATAATATTTCAGATGTGAATGCGATTATTGCCGACATAGGAATGTCATCTTTTCAGTTGGAAGATGAAGGACGTGGTTTTTCGTTTGAAAAAGACGGCCCACTGGATATGAGAATGGGGTTGAATGAAAAAAGCGCTTACGATGTGATCAACGAATATTCCACCGAAAAGTTGGCAGATGTAATATATGAATATGGCGAAGAACGTTTTTCCAGAAGAATAGCTCGTGTTATAGCTGAAAGAAGACCGCTAAACACCACTTTTGAATTGAGAGATGCGGTAGTATCAGCGATACCGCTGAAGTTTAGAAGAGGCTGGAAGAAAAACGTCGTTCGAGTTTTCCAGGCGATTAGAATAGAAGTAAACGGCGAATTGGAGAACTTGAAAAAAATGATCGATTCCTCTAAGAATAAGCTGGGAGTTGAAGGGAGAATAGCCATAATATCCTTTCACTCGCTTGAAGATCGAATAGTGAAAAGAAAGTTCTTAGAAGAAGGATTCCTACCTCTCACCAAAAAGCCTGTAACCCCTTCAACAGAAGAGATAATGAGGAATCCGAGGGCAAGAAGTGCAAAACTTAGAGTAGCCAAGAGGGTTTGA
- a CDS encoding penicillin-binding protein — translation MNERIKLILFLFLISLGFYAIRAIIISSTFKPVPLSPAVSYFPAPFGKIIGCDGDPLLFNHLSYNVYLDIKYAKVISTLKGWKYPEIVYNALSFFGIDPDERLLSKIKKGIGGVEIGTIPKEEMLTIPSKYRDFLNITDVYGLSLPSTPAKIFVKAISKEYSKFIQPKRKGEVVYGRLGPYKLYSDVKKIVEPIGGDSILTDVDSRIQSFAYNEAKRVVETNNASGAQIIISNPQTGAIIAMVSTWPWNAPVMNIFEPGSTVKPLVFAAALQDGVVSTSTKFATPFFIPSPNVPLVIRDAETHPWPIDLRQALVYSSDVAEMNIAHNYMAKYGKKAFYNWFLKFGFGSKTGVDLPDEVKGLLLPPNKWYSIGGVEMSIGQGIAVTGIQLITALNSIANGGYWIKPHVVNEIISPSGTVVYRYAKEEKKIFDDKTVKTIKDFMVDVVRYGTGKRAKINGVVVGGKTGTAQKPLNGKISKEGPFFSLFYGFFPAEDPIYSILVVVDQPSNGKYYGGDVAAPVFHDIGEYIVNLEGYPNRLKSEKRVFLPTVFPNLKGLTLNESLQLLKNLSIPASKISFSGNGVVISQNPPPYTPLLKVKNVKIYLGSSF, via the coding sequence ATGAATGAAAGAATTAAACTCATCCTCTTCTTGTTTTTGATAAGCTTAGGCTTTTACGCGATTCGTGCAATCATCATCTCTTCTACTTTTAAACCTGTGCCACTTTCTCCTGCAGTAAGTTATTTTCCAGCTCCATTTGGAAAAATAATTGGTTGTGATGGTGATCCCCTTCTTTTCAATCATCTTTCGTATAACGTTTATCTTGATATTAAATATGCAAAAGTTATTTCAACGCTGAAGGGATGGAAATATCCTGAGATAGTTTACAATGCGCTGAGTTTTTTTGGAATAGATCCAGACGAAAGACTCTTGAGCAAAATAAAAAAAGGAATAGGTGGCGTTGAAATAGGAACTATTCCAAAGGAAGAGATGTTGACGATCCCTTCGAAATACAGGGATTTTCTTAACATAACAGATGTATATGGCCTTTCTTTACCTTCTACCCCTGCCAAGATATTTGTAAAAGCCATCTCTAAAGAATACTCTAAATTTATCCAGCCAAAAAGAAAAGGAGAAGTGGTTTACGGAAGGTTGGGACCTTACAAGCTTTATTCTGATGTGAAAAAGATAGTCGAACCGATAGGGGGAGATTCCATTTTAACCGATGTAGATTCGAGAATTCAATCTTTTGCTTACAACGAGGCAAAAAGAGTTGTTGAAACGAACAACGCTAGTGGTGCTCAAATTATAATTTCCAATCCCCAAACTGGTGCCATCATAGCAATGGTATCGACATGGCCGTGGAATGCCCCTGTTATGAACATCTTTGAACCAGGCTCGACCGTTAAGCCCCTTGTATTCGCCGCTGCACTTCAAGATGGTGTAGTTAGCACATCCACCAAATTTGCGACTCCGTTTTTCATACCATCTCCAAACGTACCGTTGGTAATAAGAGATGCTGAAACTCATCCTTGGCCAATAGATTTAAGGCAAGCACTGGTGTATTCATCAGATGTTGCTGAAATGAACATAGCCCATAATTACATGGCCAAATACGGGAAAAAAGCGTTTTACAACTGGTTTTTGAAATTCGGTTTCGGGTCAAAAACAGGTGTGGATTTGCCGGATGAAGTTAAAGGGCTACTTCTACCACCGAATAAATGGTATTCCATAGGTGGGGTTGAAATGTCCATAGGACAAGGAATTGCCGTGACTGGAATACAGCTTATCACCGCCCTTAATTCCATAGCAAATGGTGGATATTGGATAAAACCTCATGTTGTAAATGAGATAATTTCTCCGTCTGGAACCGTTGTTTACCGCTACGCCAAAGAAGAGAAAAAGATTTTTGATGATAAAACGGTCAAAACGATAAAAGATTTTATGGTAGACGTGGTACGCTATGGTACCGGCAAACGTGCAAAAATTAATGGTGTGGTGGTAGGTGGAAAAACCGGGACCGCTCAAAAACCTTTAAATGGAAAAATATCAAAAGAGGGACCTTTCTTTTCCCTGTTTTACGGATTTTTTCCTGCGGAGGATCCAATCTATTCCATATTGGTGGTAGTGGACCAGCCTTCAAATGGGAAGTACTACGGTGGAGATGTAGCCGCACCCGTTTTTCATGACATCGGTGAGTATATAGTAAATTTGGAGGGCTATCCCAACCGTTTGAAATCTGAGAAACGTGTTTTTCTTCCAACGGTTTTCCCGAATTTAAAAGGTTTAACGTTAAATGAAAGTTTGCAACTTTTGAAAAACCTTTCAATTCCAGCCAGCAAAATAAGTTTTTCAGGGAATGGTGTGGTAATAAGCCAAAATCCACCACCATACACTCCTCTTTTGAAGGTCAAAAATGTTAAAATCTATCTGGGTTCCTCATTCTAA
- the sdaAA gene encoding L-serine ammonia-lyase, iron-sulfur-dependent, subunit alpha, whose product MNVNRFKELIDICEKTGEPLDKVVLHWEMLDSGLSPEKVVKKTEVLFDVMKESYEENRGKNLKTLVGLTGDNAKKMLDYLPFAFTGERVFQAVTIAVTIAESNASMKRIVACPTGGASGVVPGVLLTLEKYGTKREKLISSLIVAGAIGKVISLHASLSGAQHGCQAEIGSGTAMAAGAAVYAMDGTPQQVADAAALSLKSLMGLVCDPVGGFVEVPCVKRNAAGAALALLFADMARAGVKSVVPFDEVVDAMAKVGRMMPESLRETGKGGIADTPTAKNIVDVFSRKFKI is encoded by the coding sequence ATGAATGTCAACAGATTCAAAGAATTAATAGATATATGCGAGAAAACCGGGGAGCCTCTGGATAAGGTTGTTCTTCATTGGGAAATGCTTGACAGTGGCTTATCGCCGGAAAAAGTAGTAAAAAAAACCGAAGTGCTTTTTGATGTTATGAAAGAAAGCTATGAAGAAAACAGAGGAAAGAATCTCAAAACCTTGGTGGGATTAACTGGTGATAACGCCAAAAAAATGCTTGATTACCTTCCTTTTGCATTTACCGGTGAAAGGGTATTCCAGGCCGTCACGATAGCGGTGACCATAGCTGAAAGCAATGCTTCCATGAAGAGAATCGTTGCCTGTCCGACAGGAGGGGCGAGTGGAGTGGTGCCTGGAGTCCTTTTGACTCTTGAAAAATACGGCACGAAGAGAGAAAAACTTATCTCATCACTTATCGTTGCTGGTGCCATAGGGAAAGTGATCTCTTTGCATGCTTCTTTGTCGGGGGCTCAACATGGTTGTCAGGCAGAGATAGGAAGCGGAACGGCTATGGCAGCAGGTGCAGCTGTTTATGCCATGGACGGAACTCCACAACAAGTTGCCGATGCGGCTGCTCTTTCTTTAAAGTCGTTGATGGGACTTGTGTGCGATCCGGTTGGGGGATTCGTTGAAGTTCCTTGCGTAAAAAGAAATGCTGCCGGAGCCGCCTTAGCTTTGCTTTTTGCCGACATGGCCAGAGCGGGCGTGAAAAGCGTCGTGCCATTTGACGAAGTCGTTGATGCCATGGCAAAGGTTGGCAGAATGATGCCAGAATCTTTGCGCGAAACCGGAAAGGGAGGCATAGCGGATACTCCAACTGCTAAAAATATCGTAGATGTCTTTTCTAGAAAGTTTAAAATATAA
- the lptB gene encoding LPS export ABC transporter ATP-binding protein, whose protein sequence is MLKSIWVPHSKRGDFVSRLVCYKLRKKFGRRLAVDDVSLSIESGEIVGILGPNGAGKTTFFNMILGLVIPDGGNIFKDSTEITHLPVYKRALGGITYLAQEPSIFAGLSVEDNLRVVLENTRHSKVFIERKIKELLSKFGLEDLSKQRADMLSGGEKRRLELARMMTLSPDFLLLDEPFGGVDPITVKEIQKFSRHLKAQGLGVIITDHSVERIAEVVDELYVIHKGRLLAKGEPTAVLNDPEVKKYYLGE, encoded by the coding sequence ATGTTAAAATCTATCTGGGTTCCTCATTCTAAGAGAGGTGATTTTGTGAGCAGGCTTGTGTGCTACAAATTAAGGAAAAAGTTTGGAAGAAGATTGGCGGTTGATGACGTTTCTTTGTCCATAGAAAGTGGAGAAATAGTGGGGATCTTAGGTCCAAATGGAGCGGGGAAAACAACTTTTTTCAACATGATTCTTGGCCTAGTCATTCCTGATGGTGGAAATATATTCAAAGATTCAACCGAAATAACACACCTTCCGGTTTACAAAAGAGCTCTCGGAGGCATAACGTATCTCGCACAAGAGCCGTCCATATTTGCAGGTTTGTCGGTTGAGGATAACCTAAGAGTTGTTTTGGAAAACACTCGCCATTCCAAAGTTTTTATTGAGAGAAAGATAAAAGAACTTCTCTCGAAATTCGGTCTGGAAGATCTGTCCAAACAACGTGCAGATATGTTATCTGGTGGAGAAAAAAGAAGGTTAGAACTTGCAAGAATGATGACGTTATCACCTGATTTTTTGCTTTTGGATGAACCTTTTGGCGGAGTTGATCCAATAACGGTCAAAGAAATCCAAAAGTTTTCCCGCCACTTGAAAGCGCAAGGTTTGGGAGTCATAATAACGGATCATTCGGTGGAAAGGATCGCAGAAGTGGTAGATGAGTTGTACGTCATTCATAAAGGTAGACTTTTGGCTAAAGGTGAGCCTACCGCGGTTTTGAACGATCCAGAAGTTAAGAAATACTATCTTGGTGAGTGA
- a CDS encoding ABC transporter permease, with translation MIFYWVSLFFVLGVIALTLIYSYRYLTLSKISMRNALRRKMSMLLIVAGSLTGTAFIVGSFVINDSFQYFMFSNIRRTIGSVDEVVSPKGVYFDESTLNKLMNALHSSPYVDGVLPISIKKTVAARNGKMRSLDPRSITMVSFISVNPEQLRKFGNGRLFPQVNLTGNEIVIGQALANYLKLKVGDVIQALSNPIQLVFGVPPSFKVVAIVPQNGILGYQGSDGFTLPIFITPSQMKKFFGVSGYERLLVSNKGDYLEGVKYTEKVDKTIKDAVDDKVKIDNIKDKQIKAVKQQQIGKLFILLSSFAIVAGTLLIVNIYTMLANERKSSLGTLRAIGFSRKKVGFILYFEGFIYSLIASAAGTVAGLLVAWFMINEFSGFFSNTANELSDIVSMQPSPFVLHFNISSLIYGFSFGMMIPLFVLLFMSMKIGRLNIVKAIRNIPDNPFEYRKKYIWILSIILSIFVILIFFGSVSLDAFILYTGVMGSVLLLPSFFKKGRLKMYVGNFVALFVIVFAFASNNISYVESASANSLWFLGLKSFSILLSALFFLSYDIEIFDKLFSKLSTKSLRAPFKLAMAESAQNKRRTGMTIAMYAIVIFVISLMTIVPYSQVVEVKNGQKTIFQGYDAVGLPISGKVIRVTPQQLKSMKYVSYYATSSMVSVRYEVNKIAERQIYQMVTTNEKALLGTDFKIRNSIPQIKDLKSLWAYLKSHPGSVVAFGISRVNAGDTVMISKEGNFSFNFSGSSPQGMDLLLSGPLKNPKKFKVVATFENKGLTAFPSGFYTTSETAKRAFGDISGNEFLLVKLAGKTIKEKESNFEKFLAFLKTRFAIGLFSKQVLDVFAGMIMSFVDIINSFLYFGLSVGIVGLAILILKTLHERRRTIGILKAIGFTRSKVFASFFIETNFVVILGILTGFLAGWITSSMIYSSLRMGEMFIPWMNLLGLGVIFYMISIFATILPIERASKLPPAEVLRYYE, from the coding sequence TTGATATTTTATTGGGTTTCACTTTTTTTTGTTTTAGGTGTTATAGCATTGACTTTGATTTACTCATATAGATATTTAACCTTATCGAAGATAAGCATGCGAAATGCCCTCAGAAGAAAGATGTCCATGCTTCTTATCGTGGCTGGTTCTCTTACAGGCACCGCTTTTATAGTGGGCTCTTTTGTTATAAACGATTCTTTCCAATATTTTATGTTTTCAAACATACGCCGTACAATTGGAAGCGTAGATGAAGTCGTTTCGCCTAAAGGAGTTTATTTTGATGAATCAACGCTGAACAAGCTGATGAATGCGCTTCACTCTTCTCCTTATGTGGATGGAGTTCTTCCAATTTCCATAAAAAAGACTGTGGCCGCAAGAAATGGAAAAATGCGTTCTCTCGATCCACGTTCCATAACGATGGTTTCGTTTATAAGCGTTAATCCTGAGCAGCTTAGAAAATTCGGAAATGGTCGCCTCTTTCCACAAGTAAATCTCACTGGAAATGAAATCGTGATCGGCCAAGCGTTGGCAAATTATCTAAAACTCAAAGTTGGAGATGTCATTCAAGCACTTTCAAATCCTATTCAGCTTGTCTTTGGAGTTCCACCTTCTTTTAAAGTGGTGGCCATAGTCCCGCAAAACGGTATCCTTGGTTATCAAGGAAGCGATGGCTTCACTTTACCTATCTTTATTACGCCTTCCCAAATGAAGAAGTTCTTTGGTGTGAGCGGTTACGAACGACTTCTGGTATCAAATAAAGGAGATTATTTAGAAGGAGTTAAATACACAGAAAAAGTTGACAAGACGATAAAAGATGCCGTTGACGACAAAGTTAAAATAGATAACATAAAGGACAAGCAAATAAAAGCTGTGAAACAACAACAAATAGGAAAGCTTTTCATCTTGTTGAGCAGTTTTGCAATAGTCGCTGGAACACTTTTAATAGTCAACATATACACCATGTTGGCAAATGAAAGAAAGAGTAGTTTGGGAACTCTTAGGGCAATAGGATTTTCAAGGAAAAAAGTTGGTTTTATTCTTTACTTTGAAGGATTCATCTACTCTTTAATAGCCTCTGCCGCGGGAACAGTTGCAGGGTTATTGGTGGCATGGTTTATGATAAACGAATTCTCCGGTTTCTTTTCCAACACGGCAAACGAGTTAAGCGATATAGTCAGCATGCAACCTTCGCCTTTTGTTCTCCACTTCAACATTTCATCGTTGATATATGGTTTTTCCTTTGGAATGATGATCCCTCTTTTTGTTCTGCTCTTCATGTCGATGAAGATAGGAAGGCTTAACATTGTAAAGGCTATAAGAAACATACCAGACAATCCCTTTGAGTATAGAAAAAAATACATTTGGATACTTTCAATCATTCTCTCTATTTTCGTGATTCTCATTTTCTTTGGAAGTGTTTCTCTTGATGCTTTTATACTTTACACAGGGGTAATGGGAAGTGTCTTGCTCCTTCCTTCTTTCTTTAAAAAAGGGCGTTTGAAGATGTACGTTGGCAATTTTGTCGCTTTGTTTGTAATAGTATTCGCGTTTGCTTCCAACAACATCTCTTATGTGGAAAGCGCAAGCGCAAATTCGCTTTGGTTTCTTGGTTTAAAAAGTTTCTCGATATTGCTATCTGCTTTGTTCTTCCTCTCTTACGATATAGAAATTTTCGACAAACTTTTTTCGAAACTTTCGACCAAATCGTTAAGGGCTCCATTCAAACTTGCCATGGCAGAATCCGCTCAAAATAAGAGGCGAACTGGAATGACCATAGCCATGTATGCGATTGTTATATTCGTCATCTCACTTATGACAATAGTGCCATATTCTCAAGTAGTCGAGGTGAAAAACGGGCAAAAGACGATATTCCAAGGTTATGATGCGGTTGGTTTACCCATTTCCGGAAAGGTCATAAGGGTAACTCCGCAACAGCTTAAAAGCATGAAATACGTGAGTTACTACGCCACCTCTTCCATGGTATCCGTTAGATATGAAGTAAACAAGATTGCAGAAAGGCAGATTTATCAGATGGTTACGACAAATGAAAAGGCCCTTCTTGGAACTGATTTCAAGATAAGAAATTCCATTCCACAGATAAAAGATCTTAAATCTCTTTGGGCTTATCTCAAATCCCATCCTGGCAGTGTTGTTGCATTTGGGATTTCAAGGGTTAACGCTGGCGATACGGTTATGATCTCAAAAGAGGGGAATTTCTCATTCAATTTTTCGGGATCCTCTCCCCAAGGAATGGATTTACTTCTTTCCGGGCCTTTGAAAAACCCGAAAAAATTCAAAGTTGTGGCAACCTTTGAAAATAAAGGTTTGACGGCATTTCCCTCCGGTTTTTACACAACTTCAGAAACAGCGAAAAGAGCCTTCGGAGATATCAGCGGAAACGAATTCTTGCTGGTAAAATTGGCCGGGAAAACCATAAAAGAAAAAGAAAGCAATTTCGAGAAATTTCTTGCCTTCTTGAAAACAAGATTCGCAATAGGCCTCTTTTCAAAACAAGTGCTTGATGTATTTGCTGGAATGATAATGAGTTTTGTGGACATCATAAACTCTTTCCTTTACTTCGGGCTTTCCGTTGGTATAGTGGGGCTTGCCATATTGATACTGAAAACCTTGCATGAAAGAAGAAGGACGATAGGAATTCTTAAGGCTATAGGTTTTACACGTTCAAAAGTATTTGCAAGTTTCTTCATAGAAACGAATTTTGTGGTAATACTTGGAATTTTAACGGGATTCCTGGCAGGATGGATAACTTCTTCCATGATATATTCTTCCCTTAGAATGGGAGAGATGTTTATTCCATGGATGAACCTTTTAGGCCTTGGCGTGATCTTTTACATGATTTCCATTTTTGCAACCATTTTGCCAATCGAAAGGGCGTCAAAACTGCCACCTGCGGAGGTGCTAAGATATTACGAGTAA
- the sdaAB gene encoding L-serine ammonia-lyase, iron-sulfur-dependent subunit beta: MLSILEIIGPTMIGPSSSHTLGAMRISRFSYNLINGIPSRVTFYLHGSFQDTYIGHGTWLALLAGVCGLRTDDPKVAKADEVAEELGLEYEYRPIDLGDVHPNTVKISTEKNGIHHEVIGSSIGGGRIRINSVDSVECDLDGEYPTLIVENQDVPGALESIISVLSFYGVNIAKMQLKRESVYLRKASAMIELDSSISQEILERIRKMDVVNSALYVNSIMEE, translated from the coding sequence ATGTTGTCTATATTAGAAATAATAGGCCCCACAATGATAGGGCCTTCAAGTTCGCATACGCTTGGTGCCATGAGAATATCAAGGTTTTCTTACAACCTTATCAATGGTATCCCTTCAAGGGTAACGTTTTACCTTCATGGCTCTTTTCAAGATACCTATATAGGGCACGGAACTTGGTTAGCGCTTTTAGCCGGTGTTTGCGGCCTTAGAACTGATGATCCAAAAGTCGCTAAAGCCGATGAAGTTGCCGAAGAATTGGGTTTGGAATACGAGTATCGGCCTATAGATCTTGGAGATGTCCACCCTAATACGGTGAAAATTTCCACGGAGAAAAATGGAATCCATCATGAAGTGATAGGTTCATCCATCGGAGGCGGACGCATAAGGATAAACTCGGTGGACTCGGTGGAGTGCGATCTTGACGGGGAATACCCAACTTTGATTGTGGAAAATCAAGATGTACCCGGAGCTTTAGAATCCATAATAAGCGTGCTTTCTTTTTATGGAGTTAACATAGCGAAGATGCAATTGAAAAGAGAAAGTGTTTATCTTCGGAAAGCAAGTGCCATGATAGAGCTTGATAGTTCCATTTCACAAGAGATTTTAGAGCGAATAAGAAAGATGGATGTTGTTAATTCTGCTTTGTACGTCAACTCCATCATGGAGGAATAA
- the uvrC gene encoding excinuclease ABC subunit UvrC gives MREFPESPGIYIFKKKGTPIYIGKAKNLKKRILSYFSKRASSKQKRIVEEADHVDHITLFNEREALLTEANFIYTYKPRFNVLLKDAKVYPYIEFVGEDFPYIKISHDKSKNSLGPFTSVGFLRELLNIIQPVVQLRTCTGDLSKIDRPCFEYHIKRCSAPCIGLITKEEYAERVKMAKRFFQGDVNFIKSWLKEKINSYSQKKMFESAQTLKNVYEKLSDFLVKQNVEFPRPVDMDAFEIKDNIALLVKVRKGMLLAKLEFEFDGDYPDFLKEYYLGKGQEGPKTILVSKEFRGIKVWSKRLNSNIRLPRRSYETNLLHMVSANLDEILNSKSRKLAALKRLEKVLNLKKIPMLIEGIDISHTAGSLTVASVVVFVNGFPKKSLYRKYRLANFSHPDDFEAMRQVVRRRYSKHPLPDLLLIDGGKGQVNAVMEALKELSMDDAQNVVGLAKEDERIVFPTQKKPLHLRLNDEALKVLIAVRDESHRFATSYHYLLRDKKMTRSALDSIEGIGPKRKKALLRAFKSVKGIKDASFTDLKNVVGEKTARKIKEYFTHQDSIS, from the coding sequence ATCAGGGAATTTCCTGAATCTCCGGGTATCTACATATTCAAGAAAAAGGGAACACCAATTTACATTGGAAAGGCAAAAAATTTAAAGAAGAGGATCCTTAGCTATTTTTCAAAAAGGGCAAGTTCCAAGCAAAAAAGAATAGTTGAAGAAGCGGATCACGTTGATCATATCACGCTTTTCAATGAAAGGGAAGCATTACTCACAGAAGCCAACTTCATTTACACTTACAAACCGCGTTTTAACGTACTTCTCAAAGATGCAAAGGTTTATCCATACATAGAATTTGTAGGAGAGGATTTCCCTTACATAAAGATCTCACATGATAAATCAAAGAACAGCTTAGGCCCTTTTACAAGTGTTGGCTTTCTTAGGGAGCTGCTAAACATAATTCAACCGGTAGTTCAACTTAGAACATGTACCGGCGATCTGTCTAAAATAGATCGCCCATGTTTTGAGTATCACATAAAGAGATGTTCTGCCCCTTGTATTGGATTGATAACAAAAGAGGAATACGCTGAACGTGTAAAAATGGCAAAAAGATTCTTTCAAGGTGATGTGAATTTCATAAAATCCTGGTTGAAGGAAAAGATAAACTCCTATTCACAAAAAAAGATGTTTGAATCCGCACAAACCTTGAAAAATGTCTATGAAAAATTGAGCGACTTCCTTGTAAAGCAAAACGTGGAATTTCCAAGACCAGTGGATATGGATGCATTTGAAATAAAAGATAATATTGCCCTTCTGGTTAAAGTTCGCAAGGGAATGTTGCTTGCAAAACTAGAATTTGAATTTGACGGGGATTATCCAGATTTTCTAAAAGAATACTATTTGGGAAAAGGACAGGAGGGTCCAAAGACCATCCTGGTATCAAAAGAATTCAGAGGAATAAAAGTATGGTCAAAAAGATTAAATTCCAATATAAGACTTCCGAGAAGATCTTATGAAACCAATCTTCTTCACATGGTTTCAGCAAATTTGGATGAAATTTTAAACTCGAAATCCAGAAAACTCGCCGCTTTGAAAAGGTTGGAAAAAGTTTTAAACCTCAAAAAAATTCCAATGTTGATAGAAGGAATAGACATATCCCACACGGCTGGTTCTTTAACCGTTGCATCCGTTGTGGTTTTTGTAAATGGCTTTCCAAAGAAATCTCTTTACAGGAAATACAGGCTCGCCAACTTTTCTCACCCAGACGACTTCGAAGCCATGAGACAAGTTGTAAGAAGGAGATATTCAAAGCATCCACTTCCGGATTTGTTATTGATAGATGGTGGAAAAGGGCAAGTTAATGCCGTTATGGAAGCTTTGAAAGAGCTCAGCATGGATGATGCTCAAAACGTGGTGGGTCTTGCAAAAGAAGATGAAAGAATAGTGTTTCCAACTCAAAAAAAGCCACTTCATCTCAGGTTAAACGATGAAGCTTTAAAAGTCCTTATAGCCGTGAGAGATGAATCACACCGCTTTGCCACGTCATATCATTATCTTTTACGCGATAAAAAAATGACTCGATCGGCTTTGGATTCCATAGAAGGTATTGGTCCAAAAAGAAAAAAAGCTCTTTTAAGAGCTTTTAAGAGTGTTAAGGGTATCAAAGACGCTTCTTTCACAGATTTAAAAAACGTCGTAGGAGAAAAAACGGCAAGAAAGATAAAGGAATATTTCACTCACCAAGATAGTATTTCTTAA